A single window of Sphingobium aromaticiconvertens DNA harbors:
- a CDS encoding fumarylacetoacetate hydrolase family protein, whose translation MLTNDDLRRAADAILDADRSKVPTPQLSRLFPSMTLEDSYRVQDLWAQSRIDSGATVVGHKIGLTSRAMQMASKMTEPDYGRILDDALYNDGAAIARDRFIKPRLEVELAFIMGEDLSGPGKRIYDVMRATEAIVPALEIIDYRTEVPRMIVDTIADNAAFGAIVVGGRPVRPYDIDVRWVGATLSKNGIIEESGVSAAIMGHPAAGVAWLVNKLHAVGSGLKKGQIILGGSFTRPVDIDAGDVIHADYGPLGAIGISFT comes from the coding sequence ATGTTGACCAACGACGATCTACGGCGCGCTGCGGATGCCATTCTGGACGCGGACCGGAGCAAAGTCCCGACCCCGCAACTGTCCAGGCTGTTTCCGTCCATGACGCTGGAAGACAGCTACAGGGTGCAGGATCTGTGGGCGCAATCGCGGATCGACAGTGGCGCGACGGTGGTGGGGCACAAGATCGGCCTGACCAGTCGCGCGATGCAGATGGCGTCCAAGATGACCGAACCGGATTACGGTCGTATCCTCGACGACGCGCTGTACAATGACGGCGCGGCGATCGCGCGGGACAGGTTCATCAAGCCGCGGCTCGAAGTCGAGCTGGCGTTCATCATGGGCGAGGATCTTTCCGGTCCCGGCAAACGCATTTATGACGTGATGCGCGCGACCGAAGCCATCGTCCCGGCGCTGGAGATCATCGATTATCGTACCGAGGTGCCACGCATGATCGTCGACACCATTGCGGACAATGCGGCTTTCGGTGCGATCGTTGTCGGCGGTCGGCCCGTTCGTCCTTACGATATCGATGTGCGCTGGGTCGGAGCGACGCTGTCGAAGAACGGCATAATCGAGGAATCGGGCGTCTCTGCCGCGATCATGGGGCATCCGGCTGCAGGCGTCGCCTGGCTGGTCAACAAGCTCCATGCCGTGGGATCGGGCCTGAAGAAGGGGCAGATCATCCTGGGCGGATCGTTCACGCGACCTGTGGACATCGATGCCGGGGACGTGATCCACGCCGACTATGGGCCGCTCGGCGCCATCGGGATATCTTTCACCTGA
- a CDS encoding IS5 family transposase (programmed frameshift) encodes MSDLFWLTDEQMARLQPFFPKSHGRPRVDDRRVLSGIIFVNRNGLRWRDAPREYGPAKTLYNRWKRWGDMGVFIAMMDGLSAKGSERKTIMIDATYLKAHRTASSLRVKKGGLGRLIGRTKGGMNTKLHAVTDGRGRPISFFMTAGQVSDYTGAAALLDGLPKADWLLGDRGYDADWFRDALEEKGITPCIPGRKSRKKLVKYDKRRYKGRNRIEIMFGRLKDWRRVATRYDRCPNVFLSAVALAATVMFWL; translated from the exons ATGAGTGATCTTTTCTGGCTGACAGACGAGCAGATGGCTCGGCTTCAGCCATTCTTTCCCAAGAGCCATGGCAGGCCGCGCGTTGATGATCGGCGGGTGCTGAGCGGGATCATCTTCGTCAATCGCAATGGGTTGAGGTGGCGTGACGCGCCCAGGGAGTATGGTCCGGCAAAGACGCTTTATAACCGCTGGAAGCGATGGGGAGACATGGGTGTCTTCATCGCGATGATGGACGGCCTGTCTGCCAAGGGCAGCGAGCGCAAGACGATCATGATCGACGCGACCTATCTCAAAGCACACCGCACGGCTTCGAGCCTGCGGGTTA AAAAAGGGGGTCTTGGGCGCCTGATCGGGCGCACGAAAGGTGGCATGAACACCAAGCTTCACGCTGTCACGGATGGCAGGGGCCGTCCGATCAGCTTCTTCATGACCGCGGGTCAGGTCAGCGATTACACCGGCGCGGCCGCCTTGTTGGACGGCCTACCCAAAGCAGACTGGCTGCTGGGCGACCGGGGCTATGATGCCGACTGGTTCCGCGATGCCCTTGAGGAAAAAGGGATTACCCCTTGCATCCCAGGCAGAAAGTCCCGCAAAAAGCTCGTCAAATACGACAAGCGCCGATACAAAGGTCGCAACAGGATCGAGATCATGTTCGGCCGTCTCAAAGACTGGAGGCGCGTCGCAACACGCTACGACAGGTGCCCCAACGTCTTCCTCTCCGCCGTCGCTCTCGCCGCAACCGTCATGTTCTGGCTATGA
- a CDS encoding 3-hydroxyacyl-CoA dehydrogenase family protein, producing MMMRIGIIGGGLMGAGIAQVFAAAGHAVTVHEPDAAARGTLVERVRQGLAQLGDDPTFAERVTPVEHLAEAVADAGFVTEAAPEKLPLKRAIFAQLVEAAPADAILASNSSVIPCGAIAEGLPTAHRIVGTHWWNPATLVPLVEVIQAPGTSEETVARTMELLASVGKRPAHIRKDLPGFVANRLQHALWREAIAMVAEGICDAATLDDCVKHSFGLRLPVLGPLENADLVGLDLTLDIHRTIMPELDRHDRPHEFLEQQVAEGRLGFKSGEGFRTWSPEAIQAVRARLVRHLLDARSVGT from the coding sequence ATGATGATGCGCATCGGGATCATCGGCGGCGGGTTGATGGGAGCCGGCATCGCGCAGGTTTTCGCCGCAGCTGGCCATGCGGTGACGGTCCATGAACCGGACGCTGCCGCGCGCGGTACGCTGGTCGAACGGGTGCGCCAGGGGCTGGCGCAGCTCGGCGACGATCCGACGTTTGCAGAGCGTGTTACGCCCGTGGAGCATCTGGCCGAGGCCGTAGCGGACGCCGGCTTCGTTACGGAGGCCGCCCCTGAGAAGCTGCCGCTCAAGCGCGCCATCTTCGCGCAGCTTGTTGAGGCGGCGCCGGCGGATGCGATCCTCGCCAGTAATAGCTCCGTCATTCCATGCGGCGCGATTGCCGAAGGGTTGCCGACGGCGCACCGGATCGTCGGGACGCACTGGTGGAATCCGGCGACGCTGGTGCCGCTGGTCGAGGTGATCCAGGCCCCGGGCACGAGTGAGGAAACAGTCGCCCGGACAATGGAGCTCCTCGCCTCCGTCGGGAAAAGGCCGGCCCATATTCGCAAGGATTTGCCCGGCTTTGTCGCCAACCGTTTGCAGCATGCGCTGTGGCGCGAAGCGATCGCGATGGTCGCAGAGGGTATTTGCGATGCCGCCACGCTGGACGATTGCGTTAAGCACAGCTTCGGCCTGCGCCTTCCGGTGCTGGGGCCGCTGGAGAATGCCGATCTGGTCGGTCTGGACCTGACGCTCGATATCCATCGCACGATCATGCCCGAACTCGACCGGCACGACCGGCCGCACGAATTTCTCGAACAGCAGGTCGCGGAAGGCAGGCTGGGGTTCAAGAGTGGCGAGGGATTCCGAACATGGAGTCCCGAGGCGATCCAGGCGGTGCGCGCACGGCTTGTACGCCATCTGCTCGATGCGCGGAGCGTGGGAACATGA
- a CDS encoding 3-keto-5-aminohexanoate cleavage protein has product MASNKVIITCAITGGIHTPTLSDALPYTPADLARQAIEAAEAGAAILHIHARDPETGAPTGSPDVYRQFLPVIKQGTDAVINLTTGGSPDMTPEDRLAGALAFSPEMCSLNMGSINFAFHDMGRKVENWKFPWENQYILDSEKFIFRNTFADIRRNYELLADHGTRFEHECYDVGHLYNLAYFLDRGLVKPPFFVQMIFGILGGIGADLENLVFMKGTADRLFGRDSYQWSVLAAGRYQMPFITQAALLGGNVRVGLEDSLFIERGKLAVSNAQQVQKAKRILAEMGLEPATPDEAREMLGLKGGDGVNF; this is encoded by the coding sequence ATGGCGTCAAACAAAGTCATTATCACCTGTGCCATCACGGGCGGAATCCACACCCCGACCTTGTCGGACGCGCTGCCCTACACGCCTGCCGATCTGGCGCGACAGGCCATCGAGGCTGCCGAGGCTGGCGCCGCGATCCTGCACATCCACGCGCGCGATCCCGAAACCGGCGCGCCGACCGGCAGCCCCGATGTCTATCGCCAGTTCCTGCCGGTCATCAAGCAGGGCACCGACGCGGTCATCAACCTGACCACCGGCGGCAGCCCCGACATGACGCCGGAGGACCGCCTGGCCGGCGCGCTCGCATTCTCGCCCGAAATGTGTTCGCTCAACATGGGATCCATAAACTTCGCGTTCCACGACATGGGGCGCAAGGTGGAGAATTGGAAATTTCCATGGGAAAACCAGTACATCCTCGACTCCGAGAAGTTCATCTTCCGCAACACCTTCGCCGACATCCGCCGCAACTACGAGCTTCTGGCCGATCACGGCACCCGGTTCGAACATGAATGCTATGATGTCGGGCATCTCTACAACCTCGCCTATTTTCTGGATCGGGGATTGGTGAAGCCGCCGTTTTTCGTTCAGATGATCTTCGGCATTCTGGGCGGCATCGGCGCCGATCTTGAAAACCTGGTCTTCATGAAGGGGACGGCAGACCGTCTGTTCGGGCGCGACAGCTATCAGTGGTCGGTACTGGCGGCGGGGCGTTACCAGATGCCCTTCATTACCCAGGCGGCACTGCTGGGCGGAAACGTGCGTGTCGGACTGGAAGACAGCCTGTTTATCGAGCGAGGGAAGCTTGCCGTGTCGAACGCGCAGCAGGTGCAGAAGGCCAAACGCATCCTGGCCGAAATGGGGCTGGAGCCGGCCACCCCCGACGAGGCGCGCGAGATGCTCGGCCTCAAGGGCGGTGATGGGGTCAATTTCTGA
- a CDS encoding CocE/NonD family hydrolase yields the protein MSEGAFTTAELLTRHADNGPKITVGYGNKACDPPNPREERVDGMRILRDVSVPMRDGVKLYADVYLPADAADDAELGVIVCWAAFGKHATNSKLPEAMNVAPGLISDHTGWEAPDPAYWTQHGYAVIYPDPRGTWNNEGIYYNFGDVERSDMYDLCEWAGVQSWSNGKVGYIGVSYPGVVCWQIAGLQPPHLAAIIPWEAWSDGYREFAYHGGMRETGHTALIDQVMRWPNKTAEDMNANFDAHPFDDGFWKFKNPDIKSVQVPALVGASWSDQGLHTKGTINAWRNIASKDKWLRVHGRKKWEQYYAPENVELQRAFFDRFLLGREDRFTDQPLITIEVRESAYVGETREEREWPLARTAWTPMYLDTAARTLVGEKPATAGDARYAADGDTPLTFDHKFAQDTEVTGPMKLKLWVEADGSDDMDLFVAVQKLDKAGDPVGFPFFATHVDGPVALGWLRASHRELDPERSTEAEPFHRHQSEQRLVPGEIVPVEIGVWPSSTLFRAGETLRVVIKGKDIYRYLDDPASNSHLKTRNAGTHIVHSGGEYDSHILLPIIPKA from the coding sequence ATGAGCGAAGGCGCATTCACGACGGCGGAATTGCTGACCCGTCACGCCGACAACGGTCCCAAGATTACTGTCGGTTATGGCAACAAGGCCTGTGATCCGCCGAACCCGCGCGAAGAGCGGGTCGATGGGATGCGCATCCTCCGCGATGTGTCGGTGCCGATGCGCGATGGCGTCAAGCTCTATGCGGATGTCTATTTGCCCGCCGACGCTGCCGACGACGCGGAACTGGGCGTGATCGTTTGCTGGGCGGCATTCGGCAAGCACGCGACCAATTCCAAATTGCCCGAAGCTATGAACGTCGCGCCGGGCCTGATTTCGGACCACACCGGCTGGGAAGCGCCCGATCCCGCGTACTGGACGCAACATGGCTATGCCGTCATCTACCCGGATCCGCGCGGCACATGGAACAACGAGGGCATCTATTACAATTTCGGCGATGTCGAGCGCAGCGACATGTACGACCTTTGCGAATGGGCGGGTGTCCAGTCGTGGAGCAACGGCAAGGTCGGCTACATCGGCGTTTCCTACCCGGGCGTGGTCTGCTGGCAGATCGCCGGGTTGCAGCCACCGCATCTGGCCGCGATCATTCCCTGGGAGGCATGGTCCGATGGCTATCGCGAATTCGCCTATCACGGCGGCATGCGCGAGACCGGCCACACCGCACTGATCGATCAGGTCATGCGCTGGCCAAACAAGACCGCCGAGGACATGAACGCGAACTTCGACGCGCATCCCTTCGACGACGGGTTCTGGAAGTTCAAAAACCCCGACATCAAGTCGGTGCAGGTTCCCGCCCTGGTCGGCGCGAGCTGGTCGGATCAGGGGCTGCATACCAAGGGCACGATCAACGCGTGGCGCAATATCGCCTCAAAGGACAAGTGGCTGCGCGTGCATGGCCGCAAGAAGTGGGAGCAGTACTACGCGCCCGAAAATGTCGAGTTGCAGCGGGCCTTCTTCGATCGTTTCCTGCTGGGTCGGGAGGACCGCTTCACCGATCAACCGCTGATCACCATCGAGGTTCGTGAAAGCGCCTATGTCGGTGAAACGCGGGAAGAACGCGAATGGCCGCTGGCGCGTACCGCGTGGACGCCGATGTATCTGGACACCGCTGCACGCACGCTGGTTGGTGAAAAGCCCGCCACGGCGGGGGACGCGCGCTATGCCGCCGATGGTGACACGCCGCTGACCTTCGACCACAAGTTCGCGCAGGACACCGAGGTTACCGGGCCGATGAAGCTCAAGCTGTGGGTCGAGGCCGATGGGTCGGACGACATGGACTTGTTCGTGGCGGTCCAGAAGCTGGACAAGGCGGGCGATCCGGTGGGCTTCCCGTTCTTCGCCACGCATGTGGATGGCCCCGTCGCGCTTGGCTGGCTGCGCGCAAGCCACCGCGAACTTGATCCCGAACGGTCGACCGAGGCTGAACCTTTTCATCGCCATCAAAGCGAACAGCGCCTCGTGCCCGGGGAGATCGTGCCGGTGGAAATCGGAGTTTGGCCGTCCTCCACGCTGTTCCGCGCCGGTGAGACGCTGCGCGTCGTCATCAAGGGGAAGGACATCTACCGTTATCTGGACGACCCCGCGAGCAATTCGCACCTCAAGACCCGCAACGCCGGTACGCATATCGTGCATAGCGGGGGGGAATATGACTCCCACATCCTGCTGCCAATAATCCCAAAGGCTTGA
- a CDS encoding MFS transporter, which yields MEAENRRYERIATAVLGLTFGIVFFDRNALNFLMPFILRDIALTNTQIGLAASGLALTWALSGMMIGRLSDRIGRRKPLLIGAVLAFSASSFVTGITWSFATLLGARLLMGLAEGPVLPISQTLMAAASSPERRGRNMGLMQNVLSNLMGSLVAPLVVVALATSYGWRYAFFLTALPGFVAAALIWRYIEEPEPRARQAADRSDQQASVRDVLRHRNIRLCLFISPLIVGWMISGWVFLPIYFTSVAGFTPTQMSALLSVLGLTGAIAGYLVPALSDRFGRRLVVAAGCLLGILTPLAAMWGVHSGAVAIAVLVATGWMAGGTISIVMATIPAESSDAGQVTTAMALVMGSGELFGGTLAPTIVGWTMDRWGPTAPLMGQVIMIASASVLALFLRNTTSRRIALDSHHAA from the coding sequence ATGGAAGCCGAGAACCGCCGCTACGAACGAATCGCGACCGCCGTGCTGGGACTGACGTTCGGCATCGTCTTCTTCGACCGCAACGCGCTGAATTTCCTGATGCCGTTCATCCTGCGCGACATTGCGTTGACCAACACGCAGATCGGCCTCGCCGCCTCCGGGCTGGCTTTGACATGGGCATTGTCGGGCATGATGATCGGCAGGCTTTCGGACCGGATCGGTCGACGCAAGCCGCTCCTCATCGGCGCCGTCCTGGCCTTTTCAGCCTCCTCCTTCGTGACGGGCATCACCTGGTCGTTCGCCACGCTGCTGGGCGCGCGCCTGCTCATGGGCCTTGCCGAAGGGCCGGTGCTGCCGATCTCGCAGACGCTGATGGCCGCTGCCTCGTCGCCGGAACGGCGCGGTCGCAACATGGGCCTGATGCAGAATGTACTCAGCAACCTGATGGGCAGCCTCGTCGCGCCGCTCGTCGTCGTCGCGCTGGCGACCAGCTATGGCTGGCGGTACGCCTTCTTTCTGACCGCCCTCCCCGGCTTCGTCGCGGCTGCGCTGATCTGGCGCTACATCGAGGAACCGGAACCGCGTGCGCGACAGGCTGCGGATCGTTCAGACCAACAGGCCTCGGTGCGCGATGTGCTGCGCCATCGCAACATCAGGCTCTGCCTCTTCATCAGTCCGCTGATCGTGGGCTGGATGATCAGTGGATGGGTGTTCCTGCCCATCTATTTCACCTCCGTCGCCGGATTCACGCCGACGCAGATGAGCGCGCTGCTCAGCGTTCTGGGCCTTACGGGAGCGATCGCTGGTTATCTCGTACCGGCACTTTCCGACCGTTTCGGACGGCGGCTGGTGGTGGCAGCCGGATGCCTGCTCGGCATCCTGACCCCTCTGGCCGCCATGTGGGGCGTGCATTCCGGCGCTGTAGCGATAGCCGTGCTGGTCGCGACCGGGTGGATGGCAGGCGGCACCATCTCGATCGTGATGGCGACGATCCCGGCAGAAAGCAGCGACGCCGGACAGGTCACCACCGCGATGGCGCTCGTCATGGGATCTGGCGAACTGTTCGGCGGCACCCTGGCCCCGACCATCGTCGGCTGGACCATGGACCGTTGGGGCCCGACGGCACCCTTGATGGGTCAGGTGATCATGATCGCCAGCGCGAGCGTTCTGGCGCTGTTCCTGCGCAATACGACATCACGCCGCATCGCGCTGGACAGCCACCACGCCGCTTGA
- a CDS encoding EthD domain-containing protein — translation MLKAMIASCRRPTLSRPEFFHYMANVHAPMATSLPAIAANILHATQNRTMLPEDNVDIATLYRHDKTRDSVVELCFDNLTRMMNIMEDEGYLSTIRPDEENFNDLTRALLVFLDEEEQFSSTSEELTHKTFDYVRRRRDMTPEEFQVQWADYGRSLASNDAYRALAKKRIHNIPTEGHPTAIMPPQDFDGVAATFFDSFADADALVRQGLADGEKKLVDIGECLSIVVVGGRIRM, via the coding sequence ATGTTGAAGGCGATGATTGCATCCTGCCGCCGGCCCACGCTGAGCCGCCCGGAGTTTTTCCACTACATGGCCAATGTCCATGCGCCCATGGCAACTTCACTGCCTGCGATCGCGGCGAACATCCTGCACGCCACGCAAAACCGGACGATGCTGCCTGAGGACAACGTTGATATCGCAACGCTGTACCGCCATGATAAGACCCGTGATTCCGTGGTGGAACTGTGCTTCGATAATTTGACCCGCATGATGAATATCATGGAGGATGAGGGATATCTTTCGACTATCCGGCCCGACGAAGAGAACTTCAACGACCTGACGCGTGCTCTTCTCGTCTTTCTTGATGAGGAAGAGCAGTTCTCTTCAACCAGCGAGGAACTGACGCACAAGACGTTCGACTACGTGCGTCGTCGTCGGGACATGACGCCGGAGGAATTCCAGGTCCAATGGGCCGATTATGGTCGTTCGCTGGCCAGCAACGATGCCTATCGCGCTCTGGCCAAGAAGCGCATCCACAATATCCCCACGGAGGGGCATCCTACAGCGATCATGCCGCCTCAGGACTTCGATGGCGTCGCCGCCACGTTCTTCGATTCATTCGCTGATGCTGATGCGCTCGTTCGTCAGGGCTTGGCAGACGGCGAGAAGAAGCTGGTGGATATCGGCGAGTGCCTCTCGATCGTAGTAGTGGGCGGACGCATCCGCATGTAA
- a CDS encoding IS3 family transposase (programmed frameshift), translated as MKPKPSLKNSPTKAPAERVVKDIRRQTRRHFSAEDKIRIVLDGLRGEDSIAELCRKEGIAQSLYYTWSKEFMEAGKRRLAGDTARAATTGEVQDLRREARALKECVADLTLENRLLKKHDRGWGRRRMRYPASEKLEIIRIVEQSHLPAKHTLDKLGIPRRTFYRWYDRFVEGGPEALEDRPSAPSRVWNRIGDDIQGQIVEMALDYSELSPRELAVRFTDEKRYFVSEATVYRLLKAHDLITSPAYVVIKAADRFHTQTTRPNEMWQTDFTYFKIIGWGWMYLSTVLDDFSRYIIAWKLCTNMRAEDVTDTLDLALKASGCDSATVLHKPRLLSDNGPSYIAGELAEYIDAQKMSHVRGAPMHPQTQGKIERWHQTLKNRILLENYFLPGDLEAQIEAFVEHYNNQRYHESLNNVTPADAYLGRAPAIIKQRERIKRKTIEYRRLQHRRLAA; from the exons ATGAAGCCCAAACCCTCCTTGAAAAATTCGCCGACAAAGGCCCCTGCTGAGCGTGTTGTGAAGGATATCCGGCGGCAGACCCGGCGCCATTTCTCAGCCGAAGACAAGATCCGTATTGTGCTGGACGGTCTGCGCGGCGAGGACAGCATCGCCGAGTTGTGCCGCAAGGAAGGCATTGCCCAAAGCCTGTATTACACCTGGTCGAAGGAGTTCATGGAAGCGGGCAAGCGGCGCCTGGCCGGTGACACCGCCCGTGCTGCGACCACTGGCGAGGTGCAGGATCTGCGCCGCGAGGCCCGTGCCCTGAAGGAATGCGTGGCCGACCTGACGCTGGAAAACCGCCTGCTT AAAAAGCATGATCGCGGATGGGGGCGACGACGAATGAGGTATCCCGCATCCGAAAAGCTCGAGATCATCCGGATCGTCGAGCAGTCGCACCTGCCCGCCAAGCACACGCTGGACAAACTCGGCATCCCCCGCCGGACGTTCTACCGCTGGTACGATCGCTTCGTCGAAGGCGGGCCGGAGGCGCTGGAAGATCGGCCATCGGCGCCGAGTCGGGTGTGGAACCGCATCGGCGACGATATCCAGGGCCAGATCGTCGAGATGGCGCTGGATTACAGCGAGCTGTCACCGCGCGAACTGGCGGTGCGCTTCACCGACGAGAAGCGCTACTTCGTGTCGGAGGCCACCGTTTACCGCCTGTTGAAGGCCCACGATCTGATTACCAGTCCGGCCTATGTGGTGATCAAGGCCGCCGATCGCTTCCATACCCAGACCACGCGTCCGAACGAGATGTGGCAGACCGATTTTACCTACTTCAAGATCATCGGGTGGGGCTGGATGTACCTGTCGACCGTGCTCGACGACTTCTCGCGCTACATTATCGCCTGGAAACTGTGCACCAACATGCGCGCCGAGGATGTCACCGACACGCTGGACCTGGCCCTTAAGGCTTCCGGCTGCGACAGCGCCACCGTGCTGCACAAGCCCAGGCTGCTCAGCGATAACGGCCCCAGCTACATCGCGGGCGAACTGGCGGAATACATCGATGCCCAGAAGATGAGCCATGTACGCGGCGCTCCGATGCACCCCCAGACCCAAGGCAAGATCGAGCGCTGGCACCAAACCCTGAAAAACCGCATCCTGCTGGAAAACTACTTCCTGCCCGGCGACCTTGAGGCCCAGATCGAGGCCTTCGTCGAGCATTACAACAACCAGCGTTACCACGAGAGCCTGAACAACGTGACGCCCGCCGACGCCTACCTCGGCAGGGCTCCCGCCATCATCAAACAGCGCGAAAGGATCAAGCGAAAGACCATCGAATATCGGCGCTTGCAACACCGCAGGCTCGCCGCTTAA
- a CDS encoding SDR family NAD(P)-dependent oxidoreductase — protein MTLSSGALASGGIADPSVLFDVRGKIAIITGASGAFGALAARVLAAAGAHLVLSGGNADALRLVADDCANAGASVETIVRRPEEEADAAAILEAAVARFGRADILVVASGMNDVAKIEDMTFARFDAVMQANVAGPWLMAQAMTRQLVAQGDGGKIVLMSSARGKLGHPAGYTAYCASKSAIDGIVRALGCELGGHGITVNAIAPTVFRSDLTAWMFEDSERAVTTRANLLPRIPLGRLGEPDDLAGPLLFLCSRASNFYTGHVLYADGGYTAG, from the coding sequence ATGACCTTGAGCAGCGGCGCGCTGGCGTCTGGCGGAATCGCCGATCCGTCGGTTCTTTTCGACGTGAGGGGCAAAATAGCGATCATCACTGGGGCATCGGGCGCCTTTGGGGCGCTGGCTGCCCGCGTACTCGCTGCCGCAGGAGCCCATCTTGTCCTGTCTGGTGGCAATGCCGATGCATTGCGTTTGGTCGCGGATGACTGCGCGAACGCCGGTGCGTCTGTTGAGACCATCGTCCGTCGACCGGAGGAGGAGGCGGACGCAGCAGCGATACTCGAAGCCGCGGTCGCGCGTTTCGGACGCGCCGACATTCTGGTCGTCGCTTCCGGGATGAATGACGTGGCGAAGATCGAAGACATGACGTTCGCCCGTTTCGACGCCGTGATGCAGGCGAATGTCGCCGGACCCTGGCTGATGGCGCAGGCGATGACCCGCCAACTGGTCGCTCAGGGGGACGGGGGCAAGATCGTGCTCATGTCGTCGGCGCGCGGCAAATTGGGGCATCCGGCGGGATACACCGCTTATTGCGCCTCGAAATCGGCCATCGACGGGATCGTGCGCGCGCTGGGATGCGAGCTTGGCGGGCATGGAATTACGGTGAATGCGATAGCTCCGACGGTGTTTCGTTCGGACCTGACGGCATGGATGTTTGAAGACAGCGAACGGGCGGTGACAACACGCGCCAATCTGCTGCCGCGCATCCCCCTCGGTCGTCTGGGCGAGCCGGACGATCTCGCCGGTCCTTTGCTGTTTCTCTGTTCGCGCGCTTCCAACTTCTACACCGGGCACGTCCTTTATGCCGATGGCGGCTACACTGCGGGCTAA
- a CDS encoding dioxygenase, producing the protein MIKDMDDVTPVVLAVMERTSDPRLRKIMVSLIRHLHGFIRDVSLTEAEFRAATAIINDIGQCSNDSHNEAVLMSGSLGVSSLICLMNNGDSGQTETSQNLLGPFWRIHSPRMENGGSIVRSDTPGDPLIVRGRVLDRRGNPVVGAEVDIWHASPVGLYENQDDGQAEWNLRGKFTTDEDGRFWLRTVKMVGYPVPTDGVVGRLLAAQGRHPYRPAHLHALIVKQGFKVLISQVYDPTDPHIDSDVQFGVTQVLIGNYVRHDEPYDGDPTLATPWYALDYTYVMEEGETMLPRPPIK; encoded by the coding sequence ATGATCAAGGACATGGACGATGTCACGCCTGTGGTGCTGGCGGTGATGGAGCGTACGTCCGACCCCCGGCTGCGCAAGATCATGGTCTCGCTGATCCGCCATCTGCATGGCTTCATACGTGACGTAAGTCTGACGGAGGCGGAATTTCGCGCCGCCACCGCGATCATCAACGACATCGGCCAATGCTCCAACGATTCCCATAATGAGGCCGTGCTCATGTCGGGGTCGCTCGGCGTGTCCAGTCTCATATGCCTCATGAACAACGGCGATTCCGGCCAGACGGAGACGTCGCAGAACCTGCTCGGGCCGTTCTGGCGGATACATTCTCCCAGGATGGAAAATGGCGGCTCCATCGTGCGCTCCGATACGCCGGGCGATCCCCTGATCGTGCGGGGGCGCGTGCTCGACCGGCGGGGAAATCCGGTGGTCGGGGCCGAAGTCGATATCTGGCACGCTTCGCCCGTCGGCCTGTATGAAAATCAGGACGACGGTCAGGCGGAATGGAACCTGCGCGGCAAGTTCACCACCGACGAGGATGGCCGCTTCTGGCTGCGCACCGTGAAGATGGTGGGATATCCGGTCCCGACCGACGGCGTTGTGGGCAGGCTGCTGGCGGCCCAGGGGCGTCACCCATATCGTCCCGCCCATCTGCACGCGCTGATCGTGAAGCAGGGCTTCAAGGTGCTGATCAGCCAGGTCTATGACCCGACCGACCCCCACATCGACAGCGACGTTCAGTTCGGCGTCACGCAGGTTTTGATCGGCAATTATGTGCGGCACGACGAGCCGTATGACGGCGACCCCACGCTGGCCACGCCATGGTACGCGCTCGACTACACTTATGTCATGGAAGAGGGCGAGACGATGCTGCCGCGCCCGCCGATCAAGTAG